One part of the Homo sapiens chromosome 19, GRCh38.p14 Primary Assembly genome encodes these proteins:
- the DDX49 gene encoding probable ATP-dependent RNA helicase DDX49, protein MAGFAELGLSSWLVEQCRQLGLKQPTPVQLGCIPAILEGRDCLGCAKTGSGKTAAFVLPILQKLSEDPYGIFCLVLTPTRELAYQIAEQFRVLGKPLGLKDCIIVGGMDMVAQALELSRKPHVVIATPGRLADHLRSSNTFSIKKIRFLVMDEADRLLEQGCTDFTVDLEAILAAVPARRQTLLFSATLTDTLRELQGLATNQPFFWEAQAPVSTVEQLDQRYLLVPEKVKDAYLVHLIQRFQDEHEDWSIIIFTNTCKTCQILCMMLRKFSFPTVALHSMMKQKERFAALAKFKSSIYRILIATDVASRGLDIPTVQVVINHNTPGLPKIYIHRVGRTARAGRQGQAITLVTQYDIHLVHAIEEQIKKKLEEFSVEEAEVLQILTQVNVVRRECEIKLEAAHFDEKKEINKRKQLILEGKDPDLEAKRKAELAKIKQKNRRFKEKVEETLKRQKAGRAGHKGRPPRTPSGSHSGPVPSQGLV, encoded by the exons ATGGCAGGCTTCGCGGAGCTCGGGCTGTCATCGTGGCTCGTGGAACAATGTCGGCAGCTGGGTTTGAAGCAGCCCACGCCCGTGCAGCTCGGCTGCATCCCCGCCATCCTGGAGG GTCGAGACTGCTTGGGCTGTGCTAAGACAGGCAGTGGGAAGACAGCAGCGTTTGTCCTTCCCATCTTGCAGAAGCTGTCTGAGGATCCCTATGGCATCTTCTGCCTCGTCCTGACACCCACCAG GGAGCTGGCCTACCAGATCGCAGAGCAGTTCCGGGTCCTGGGGAAGCCTCTAGGGCTGAAAGACTGCATCATCGTCGGTGGCATGG acatGGTGGCCCAGGCGCTGGAGCTCTCTCGGAAACCACACGTGGTCATCGCCACGCCGGGGCGCCTGGCAGATCACCTGCGCAGCTCCAACACTTTTAGTATAAAGAAGATCCGCTTCCTG GTGATGGATGAGGCAGACCGGCTGCTGGAACAGGGCTGCACTGACTTCACCGTGGACCTGGAGGCCATCCTGGCGGCTGTGCCGGCCCGCAGGCAGACACTGCTGTTCAGCGCCACGCTGACCGACACACTCCGGGAGCTGCAGGGTCTGGCCACCAACCAGCCCTTCTTCTGGGAAGCACAGGCCCC GGTGAGCACCGTGGAGCAGCTGGACCAGCGCTACCTGCTGGTGCCTGAGAAGGTCAAGGACGCCTACCTGGTCCACCTGATCCAGCGCTTCCAGGATGAGCACGAGGACTGGTCCATTATCATCTTCACCAACACGTGCAA GACCTGCCAGATTCTGTGCATGATGCTGCGCAAATTCAGCTTCCCCACCGTGGCTCTGCACTCCATGATGAAGCAG AAAGAACGCTTTGCCGCCCTAGCCAAGTTCAAGTCCAGCATCTACCGGATCCTGATCGCAACAGACGTGGCCTCCCG gggccTGGACATCCCTACGGTACAGGTGGTCATCAACCACAACACCCCCGGGCTCCCCAAGATCTACATCCACCGAGTCGGCCGGACGGCCCGTGCAG GGCGGCAGGGTCAGGCCATCACGCTGGTGACACAGTACGACATCCACCTGGTGCACGCCATCGAGGAGCAGATCA AGAAGAAGCTGGAGGAGTTCTCCGTGGAAGAGGCCGAGGTGCTACAGATCCTCACACAGGTCAACGTGGTGCGAAGAGAGTGTGAGATC AAACTGGAGGCGGCCCACTTTGACGAAAAGAAGGAGATCAACAAACGGAAGCAGCTGATCCTGGAGGGGAAG GACCCTGACCTGGAGGCCAAGCGCAAGGCTGAGCTGGCCAAGATCAAGCAGAAGAACCGGCGCTTCAAGGAGAAGGTGGAGGAGACGCTGAAGCGACAGAAGGCTGGCAGGGCTGGCCACAAGGGGCGTCCACCCAGGACACCGTCTGGGTCCCACTCAGGCCCAGTCCCCTCCCAGGGCCTGGTCTGA
- the DDX49 gene encoding putative ATP-dependent RNA helicase DDX49 isoform X1, whose product MDMVAQALELSRKPHVVIATPGRLADHLRSSNTFSIKKIRFLVMDEADRLLEQGCTDFTVDLEAILAAVPARRQTLLFSATLTDTLRELQGLATNQPFFWEAQAPVSTVEQLDQRYLLVPEKVKDAYLVHLIQRFQDEHEDWSIIIFTNTCKTCQILCMMLRKFSFPTVALHSMMKQKERFAALAKFKSSIYRILIATDVASRGLDIPTVQVVINHNTPGLPKIYIHRVGRTARAGRQGQAITLVTQYDIHLVHAIEEQIKKKLEEFSVEEAEVLQILTQVNVVRRECEIKLEAAHFDEKKEINKRKQLILEGKDPDLEAKRKAELAKIKQKNRRFKEKVEETLKRQKAGRAGHKGRPPRTPSGSHSGPVPSQGLV is encoded by the exons ATGG acatGGTGGCCCAGGCGCTGGAGCTCTCTCGGAAACCACACGTGGTCATCGCCACGCCGGGGCGCCTGGCAGATCACCTGCGCAGCTCCAACACTTTTAGTATAAAGAAGATCCGCTTCCTG GTGATGGATGAGGCAGACCGGCTGCTGGAACAGGGCTGCACTGACTTCACCGTGGACCTGGAGGCCATCCTGGCGGCTGTGCCGGCCCGCAGGCAGACACTGCTGTTCAGCGCCACGCTGACCGACACACTCCGGGAGCTGCAGGGTCTGGCCACCAACCAGCCCTTCTTCTGGGAAGCACAGGCCCC GGTGAGCACCGTGGAGCAGCTGGACCAGCGCTACCTGCTGGTGCCTGAGAAGGTCAAGGACGCCTACCTGGTCCACCTGATCCAGCGCTTCCAGGATGAGCACGAGGACTGGTCCATTATCATCTTCACCAACACGTGCAA GACCTGCCAGATTCTGTGCATGATGCTGCGCAAATTCAGCTTCCCCACCGTGGCTCTGCACTCCATGATGAAGCAG AAAGAACGCTTTGCCGCCCTAGCCAAGTTCAAGTCCAGCATCTACCGGATCCTGATCGCAACAGACGTGGCCTCCCG gggccTGGACATCCCTACGGTACAGGTGGTCATCAACCACAACACCCCCGGGCTCCCCAAGATCTACATCCACCGAGTCGGCCGGACGGCCCGTGCAG GGCGGCAGGGTCAGGCCATCACGCTGGTGACACAGTACGACATCCACCTGGTGCACGCCATCGAGGAGCAGATCA AGAAGAAGCTGGAGGAGTTCTCCGTGGAAGAGGCCGAGGTGCTACAGATCCTCACACAGGTCAACGTGGTGCGAAGAGAGTGTGAGATC AAACTGGAGGCGGCCCACTTTGACGAAAAGAAGGAGATCAACAAACGGAAGCAGCTGATCCTGGAGGGGAAG GACCCTGACCTGGAGGCCAAGCGCAAGGCTGAGCTGGCCAAGATCAAGCAGAAGAACCGGCGCTTCAAGGAGAAGGTGGAGGAGACGCTGAAGCGACAGAAGGCTGGCAGGGCTGGCCACAAGGGGCGTCCACCCAGGACACCGTCTGGGTCCCACTCAGGCCCAGTCCCCTCCCAGGGCCTGGTCTGA
- the HOMER3 gene encoding homer protein homolog 3 isoform 1 (isoform 1 is encoded by transcript variant 1), protein MSTAREQPIFSTRAHVFQIDPATKRNWIPAGKHALTVSYFYDATRNVYRIISIGGAKAIINSTVTPNMTFTKTSQKFGQWADSRANTVYGLGFASEQHLTQFAEKFQEVKEAARLAREKSQDGGELTSPALGLASHQVPPSPLVSANGPGEEKLFRSQSADAPGPTERERLKKMLSEGSVGEVQWEAEFFALQDSNNKLAGALREANAAAAQWRQQLEAQRAEAERLRQRVAELEAQAASEVTPTGEKEGLGQGQSLEQLEALVQTKDQEIQTLKSQTGGPREALEAAEREETQQKVQDLETRNAELEHQLRAMERSLEEARAERERARAEVGRAAQLLDVSLFELSELREGLARLAEAAP, encoded by the exons ATGTCCACAGCCAG GGAGCAGCCAATCTTCAGCACACGGGCGCACGTGTTCCAAATTGACCCAGCCACCAAGCGAAACTGGATCCCAGCGGGCAAGCACGCACTCACTGTCTCCTATTTCTACGATGCCACCCGCAATGTGTACCGCATCATCAGCATCGGAGGCGCCAAG GCCATCATCAACAGCACTGTCACTCCCAACATGACCTTCACCAAAACTTCCCAGAAGTTCGGGCAGTGGGCCGACAGTCGCGCCAACACAGTCTACGGCCTGGGCTTTGCCTCTGAACAGCATCTGACACAG TTTGCCGAGAAGTTCCAGGAAGTGAAGGAAGCAGCCAGGCTGGCCAGGGAGAAATCTCAGGATGGCGGGGAGCTCACCAGTCCAGCCCTGGGGctcgcctcccaccag GTGCCCCCGAGCCCTCTCGTCAGTGCCAACGGCCCCGGCGAGGAAAAACTGTTCCGCAGCCAGAGCGCTGATGCCCCCGGCCCCACAGAGCGCGAGCGGCTAAAGAAGATGTTGTCTGAGGG CTCCGTGGGCGAGGTACAGTGGGAGGCCGAGTTTTTCGCACTGCAGGACAGCAACAACAAGCTGGCAGGCGCCCTGCGAGAGGCCAACGCCGCCGCAGCCCAGTGGAGGCAGCAGCTGGAGGCTCAGCGTGCAGAGGCCGAGCGGCTGCGGCAGCGG GTGGCTGAGCTGGAGGCTCAGGCAGCTTCAGAGGTGACCCCCACCGGTGAGAaggaggggctgggccagggCCAGTCGCTGGAACAGCTGGAAGCTCTGGTGCAAACCAAGGACCAG GAGATTCAGACCCTGAAGAGTCAGACTGGGGGGCCCCGCGAGGCCCTGGAGGCTGCCGAGCGTGAGGAGACTCAGCAGAAGGTGCAG GACCTGGAGACCCGCAATGCGGAGTTGGAGCACCAGCTGCGGGCGATGGAGCGCAGCCTGGAGGAGGCACGGGCAGAGCGGGAGCGGGCGCGGGCTGAGGTGGGCCGGGCAGCGCAGCTGCTGGACGTCAGCCTGTTTGAGCTGAGTGAGCTGCGTGAGGGCCTGGCCCGCCTGGCTGAGGCTGCGCCCTGA
- the HOMER3 gene encoding homer protein homolog 3 isoform 2 (isoform 2 is encoded by transcript variant 3), whose protein sequence is MSTAREQPIFSTRAHVFQIDPATKRNWIPAGKHALTVSYFYDATRNVYRIISIGGAKAIINSTVTPNMTFTKTSQKFGQWADSRANTVYGLGFASEQHLTQFAEKFQEVKEAARLAREKSQDGGELTSPALGLASHQVPPSPLVSANGPGEEKLFRSQSADAPGPTERERLKKMLSEGSVGEVQWEAEFFALQDSNNKLAGALREANAAAAQWRQQLEAQRAEAERLRQRVAELEAQAASEVTPTGEKEGLGQGQSLEQLEALVQTKDQEIQTLKSQTGGPREALEAAEREETQQKVQTRNAELEHQLRAMERSLEEARAERERARAEVGRAAQLLDVSLFELSELREGLARLAEAAP, encoded by the exons ATGTCCACAGCCAG GGAGCAGCCAATCTTCAGCACACGGGCGCACGTGTTCCAAATTGACCCAGCCACCAAGCGAAACTGGATCCCAGCGGGCAAGCACGCACTCACTGTCTCCTATTTCTACGATGCCACCCGCAATGTGTACCGCATCATCAGCATCGGAGGCGCCAAG GCCATCATCAACAGCACTGTCACTCCCAACATGACCTTCACCAAAACTTCCCAGAAGTTCGGGCAGTGGGCCGACAGTCGCGCCAACACAGTCTACGGCCTGGGCTTTGCCTCTGAACAGCATCTGACACAG TTTGCCGAGAAGTTCCAGGAAGTGAAGGAAGCAGCCAGGCTGGCCAGGGAGAAATCTCAGGATGGCGGGGAGCTCACCAGTCCAGCCCTGGGGctcgcctcccaccag GTGCCCCCGAGCCCTCTCGTCAGTGCCAACGGCCCCGGCGAGGAAAAACTGTTCCGCAGCCAGAGCGCTGATGCCCCCGGCCCCACAGAGCGCGAGCGGCTAAAGAAGATGTTGTCTGAGGG CTCCGTGGGCGAGGTACAGTGGGAGGCCGAGTTTTTCGCACTGCAGGACAGCAACAACAAGCTGGCAGGCGCCCTGCGAGAGGCCAACGCCGCCGCAGCCCAGTGGAGGCAGCAGCTGGAGGCTCAGCGTGCAGAGGCCGAGCGGCTGCGGCAGCGG GTGGCTGAGCTGGAGGCTCAGGCAGCTTCAGAGGTGACCCCCACCGGTGAGAaggaggggctgggccagggCCAGTCGCTGGAACAGCTGGAAGCTCTGGTGCAAACCAAGGACCAG GAGATTCAGACCCTGAAGAGTCAGACTGGGGGGCCCCGCGAGGCCCTGGAGGCTGCCGAGCGTGAGGAGACTCAGCAGAAGGTGCAG ACCCGCAATGCGGAGTTGGAGCACCAGCTGCGGGCGATGGAGCGCAGCCTGGAGGAGGCACGGGCAGAGCGGGAGCGGGCGCGGGCTGAGGTGGGCCGGGCAGCGCAGCTGCTGGACGTCAGCCTGTTTGAGCTGAGTGAGCTGCGTGAGGGCCTGGCCCGCCTGGCTGAGGCTGCGCCCTGA
- the HOMER3 gene encoding homer protein homolog 3 isoform 3 (isoform 3 is encoded by transcript variant 4), whose amino-acid sequence MSTAREQPIFSTRAHVFQIDPATKRNWIPAGKHALTVSYFYDATRNVYRIISIGGAKAIINSTVTPNMTFTKTSQKFGQWADSRANTVYGLGFASEQHLTQVPPSPLVSANGPGEEKLFRSQSADAPGPTERERLKKMLSEGSVGEVQWEAEFFALQDSNNKLAGALREANAAAAQWRQQLEAQRAEAERLRQRVAELEAQAASEVTPTGEKEGLGQGQSLEQLEALVQTKDQEIQTLKSQTGGPREALEAAEREETQQKVQDLETRNAELEHQLRAMERSLEEARAERERARAEVGRAAQLLDVSLFELSELREGLARLAEAAP is encoded by the exons ATGTCCACAGCCAG GGAGCAGCCAATCTTCAGCACACGGGCGCACGTGTTCCAAATTGACCCAGCCACCAAGCGAAACTGGATCCCAGCGGGCAAGCACGCACTCACTGTCTCCTATTTCTACGATGCCACCCGCAATGTGTACCGCATCATCAGCATCGGAGGCGCCAAG GCCATCATCAACAGCACTGTCACTCCCAACATGACCTTCACCAAAACTTCCCAGAAGTTCGGGCAGTGGGCCGACAGTCGCGCCAACACAGTCTACGGCCTGGGCTTTGCCTCTGAACAGCATCTGACACAG GTGCCCCCGAGCCCTCTCGTCAGTGCCAACGGCCCCGGCGAGGAAAAACTGTTCCGCAGCCAGAGCGCTGATGCCCCCGGCCCCACAGAGCGCGAGCGGCTAAAGAAGATGTTGTCTGAGGG CTCCGTGGGCGAGGTACAGTGGGAGGCCGAGTTTTTCGCACTGCAGGACAGCAACAACAAGCTGGCAGGCGCCCTGCGAGAGGCCAACGCCGCCGCAGCCCAGTGGAGGCAGCAGCTGGAGGCTCAGCGTGCAGAGGCCGAGCGGCTGCGGCAGCGG GTGGCTGAGCTGGAGGCTCAGGCAGCTTCAGAGGTGACCCCCACCGGTGAGAaggaggggctgggccagggCCAGTCGCTGGAACAGCTGGAAGCTCTGGTGCAAACCAAGGACCAG GAGATTCAGACCCTGAAGAGTCAGACTGGGGGGCCCCGCGAGGCCCTGGAGGCTGCCGAGCGTGAGGAGACTCAGCAGAAGGTGCAG GACCTGGAGACCCGCAATGCGGAGTTGGAGCACCAGCTGCGGGCGATGGAGCGCAGCCTGGAGGAGGCACGGGCAGAGCGGGAGCGGGCGCGGGCTGAGGTGGGCCGGGCAGCGCAGCTGCTGGACGTCAGCCTGTTTGAGCTGAGTGAGCTGCGTGAGGGCCTGGCCCGCCTGGCTGAGGCTGCGCCCTGA